The Pochonia chlamydosporia 170 chromosome 1, whole genome shotgun sequence genome window below encodes:
- a CDS encoding mRNA splicing factor RNA helicase (similar to Metarhizium robertsii ARSEF 23 XP_007820446.2), whose protein sequence is MQHDAPTTTIKFKPSKKRKPYRQRTDSPPQPTTSKTPSPEPNAESSITAAMRVRRKARHQGIPITTDQTLTLAKPPDNDHDKPVKGIPDRFMHQTGLISTLNDKHMNEYIESRLSRTLPTPETRADTLAKPADASHTPDQPTKHGKLVEVDVPVDMRDQRKRKLETENPRPKRGRNRRGSDDVKRDQLVEAFLHENKLDVYDFPVQNNTMTSGDGRSADDRMADEFRQRYLDEVAARRQKKRPVQQAKQQQQQQTGDVLRGPKLGGSRNQRAAARDMLLKQEKEKGGRRF, encoded by the exons atgCAACACGACGccccaaccacaaccatAAAATTCAAACCCTCCAAAAAGCGCAAACCCTACCGCCAGCGCACCGACTCCCCCCCCCAacccaccacctccaaaacaccatccccCGAACCCAACGCGGAATCATCTATCACCGCCGCCATGCGCGTCCGCCGCAAAGCCCGTCACCAAGGCAtccccatcaccaccgacCAAACCCTCACCCTCGCCAAACCCCCCGACAACGACCACGACAAGCCCGTAAAAGGCATCCCCGATCGCTTCATGCACCAAACGGGCCTCATATCAACCCTCAACGACAAACACAT GAACGAATACATAGAATCCCGTCTGTCGCGCACGCTCCCCACCCCTGAGACCCGCGCGGACACGCTCGCAAAACCCGCAGACGCAAGCCACACGCCCGACCAGCCCACGAAACACGGCAAACTGGTCGAGGTGGACGTGCCGGTAGACATGCGCGACCAGCGCAAGCGCAAGCTGGAGACGGAGAATCCGAGACCAAAGAGGGGGAGGAACCGTCGTGGGAGCGATGACGTCAAGCGGGATCAACTCGTCGAGGCGTTTCTACACGAGAATAAAT TGGACGTGTACGATTTCCCTGTGCAAAATAACACCATGACCAGCGGGGACGGTCGCTCCGCCGACGATCGCATGGCAGATGAGTTTCGCCAGCGGTACCTCGATGAAGTGGCGGCGCGGCGGCAGAAGAAAAGACCTGTGCAACAAGCgaaacagcagcagcagcaacagacTGGCGATGTGCTCAGGGGTCCCAAGCTGGGTGGTAGTCGGAACCAGAGGGCCGCCGCTAGAGACATGTTACTCAagcaggagaaagaaaaaggtGGAAGGAGGTTTTAG
- a CDS encoding pre-mRNA splicing factor ATP-dependent RNA helicase prp16 (similar to Aspergillus terreus NIH2624 XP_001213007.1), producing the protein MAGDRDYDGYNPKRRRLDSSRPPHKFQDGSRGSTPRAQSSYAATPTRESDNQGPDEEDMLALDRDWYGGDELGGHAFGDDTHNPFASYEISAWESQQQESAKAEKMASRYDARQEQRRKENDAWETNRMLVSGVAQRRDMASDFDDDEATRVHLLVHDLRPPFLDGRTIFTKQLEPVPAVRDYQSDMAVFSRKGSKVVREARQQSERQKQAQQATSITGTTLGNIMGAKDNDEDSALPGPGEEDAEKGESKSNKFSEHLNKSKGASDFSRTKTLQEQRQYLPAFAVREELLRVIRENQVTIVIGETGSGKTTQLTQFLYEDGYGRTGMIGCTQPRRVAAMSVAKRVAEEMDVELGTTCGYAIRFEDHTSKETVIKYLTEGILLRESLNEPDLDRYSCIIMDEAHERALNTDILLGLFKKILQRRRDLKLIVTSATMNAKRFSDFFGGAPEFTIPGRTFPVDTMFHRSPVEDYVDQAVQQVLAIHVSMDPGDILVFMTGQEDIEITCELVQKRLDALNDAPKLSILPIYSQMPADLQAKIFDRAPPGVRKCIVATNIAETSLTVDGIKYVVDAGYSKMKVYNPKMGMDTLQITPISQANASQRSGRAGRTGPGKAFRLYTEKAFKEELYLQTIPEVQRTNLSNTVLMLKSLGVKDLLDFDFIDPPPQDTISTSMFDLWALGALDNLGELTELGRKMSAFPMDPSLAKLLITAEQYGCSEEMITIVSMLSVPNVFYRPKERQDEADAQREKFWVHESDHLTYLQVYQAWKAHGFSDGWCIKHFLHSKSLRRAKEVREQIVDIIKSQGMEMNSCGMDWDIIRKCICSGYYHQAAKYKGSGEYINLRTNLAVQLHPTSALYAGHPPDYVVYHELILTSKVYVSTVTAVDPHWLADLGGVFYSVKEKGYSIRNKRITETEFNRKMEIEAKMAEDKRRDEERKQAEEEKAVVKKKLPTDGKKIVTQGAVKKPVIKRRGRGF; encoded by the coding sequence ATGGCTGGGGACCGAGATTACGATGGCTACAACCCGAAAAGGAGGCGATTGGACTCATCGCGACCGCCTCACAAGTTTCAAGATGGATCTCGGGGCTCAACACCTCGAGCTCAATCGAGTTACGCCGCAACGCCTACCAGAGAATCGGATAACCAAGGGCCTGACGAAGAAGATATGTTAGCATTGGATCGAGACTGGTACGGAGGCGACGAGCTGGGCGGACACGCATTTGGCGATGATACTCACAATCCTTTTGCGTCGTATGAGATTTCCGCCTGGGAGAGCCAACAACAAGAGTCAgccaaggcagagaagatggCGAGCCGCTACGACGCCAGACAAGAACAACGCCGCAAAGAAAATGATGCCTGGGAAACAAACAGAATGCTGGTCTCTGGCGTCGCCCAGCGAAGAGATATGGCATcagactttgacgacgacgaggcaACCCGAGTACATTTACTGGTGCATGATCTTCGACCACCTTTTCTTGACGGACGAACCATCTTTAcgaagcagcttgagccaGTTCCAGCCGTAAGAGATTATCAAAGCGACATGGCGGTGTTCAGTCGCAAAGGTAGCAAGGTTGTTCGAGAGGCCCGGCAGCAGAGCGAGCGCCAAAAACAGGCTCAACAAGCAACGAGTATCACCGGCACAACATTGGGCAACATCATGGGCGCAAAAGATAACGATGAAGATAGCGCATTACCTGGGCctggcgaagaagatgccgagaaggGGGAATCCAAGAGCAACAAGTTCAGCGAGCACTTGAATAAATCCAAAGGTGCCAGTGACTTCAGCAGAACCAAAACGCTTCAAGAACAGCGGCAGTACCTGCCAGCCTTTGCGGTCCGAGAAGAGCTGCTTCGAGTAATCAGAGAAAATCAAGTCACCATTGTTATCGGAGAGACGGGTTCGGGAAAGACGACTCAGTTGACACAATTTCTGTACGAGGATGGCTACGGACGGACAGGCATGATCGGCTGCACCCAGCCCAGACGTGTCGCTGCCATGAGCGTGGCGAAGCGCGTTGCCGAAGAGATGGATGTTGAGCTGGGCACTACATGTGGTTATGCTATTCGTTTTGAAGATCACACAAGCAAAGAGACGGTCATCAAATATCTGACGGAAGGTATCTTGCTCAGGGAGTCTCTCAATGAGCCCGATCTGGACAGATACTCTTGCATCATTATGGATGAGGCGCACGAACGGGCTCTAAATACTGATATTCTGCTGGGGTTGTTCAAGAAGATTCTTCAACGGCGTCGAGATCTCAAACTCATCGTGACTTCAGCAACGATGAATGCGAAAAGATTTTCCGATTTCTTTGGCGGTGCTCCAGAATTTACGATTCCGGGACGAACATTTCCTGTCGACACCATGTTTCATCGGTCACCAGTTGAGGATTACGTGGACCAGGCAGTCCAGCAAGTATTGGCTATACACGTTTCCATGGATCCAGGAGACATTTTGGTGTTTATGACTGGACAGGAAGATATTGAAATTACATGTGAACTGGTTCAGAAGCGGTTGGATGCACTGAATGATGCGCCAAAACTGAGCATTCTTCCCATTTACAGTCAAATGCCGGCAGACCTGCAAGCCAAGATTTTCGACCGGGCTCCCCCAGGGGTACGAAAATGCATTGTGGCCACGAATATTGCCGAGACGAGTTTGACGGTCGACGGTATCAAGTATGTAGTCGACGCAGGATATTCGAAAATGAAGGTGTATAATCCCAAAATGGGTATGGATACGCTTCAGATCACGCCAATCTCCCAAGCCAATGCTTCACAGCGCTCCGGTCGTGCGGGCAGAACAGGACCAGGAAAAGCATTCCGCCTTTACACTGAGAAAGCCTTCAAGGAGGAGCTCTACCTCCAAACGATTCCCGAGGTCCAGCGTACGAACCTGTCCAACACGGTTCTAATGCTAAAGTCGCTGGGTGTAAAGGATCTGCTCGACTTTGATTTCATAGACCCCCCTCCCCAAGATACGATTTCCACGTCCATGTTCGACCTCTGGGCACTAGGTGCTCTAGACAATTTAGGGGAGCTTACGGAATTGGGACGCAAAATGAGTGCCTTCCCCATGGACCCATCCCTGGCTAAGCTTCTCATTACTGCAGAGCAATATGGCTGCAGCGAAGAAATGATAACCATTGTCTCCATGCTTTCCGTCCCCAACGTGTTCTATAGACCAAAGGAGCggcaagacgaggcagacGCTCAACGAGAAAAGTTCTGGGTACACGAGTCAGATCACTTGACATATCTGCAAGTATACCAGGCTTGGAAGGCTCACGGCTTCTCAGACGGCTGGTGCATCAAACACTTTCTTCATTCCAAGTCGCTGCGCCGCGCCAAAGAAGTCAGGGAGCAAATTGTGGACATTATCAAGTCCCAGGGAATGGAGATGAACAGCTGCGGTATGGATTGGGACATTATCCGAAAATGCATCTGCTCAGGCTACTATCACCAGGCGGCGAAGTACAAGGGTTCCGGCGAATACATCAATCTCCGGACTAATCTAGctgttcaacttcatcctACAAGCGCACTTTACGCCGGCCATCCTCCCGATTACGTGGTCTACCACGAACTCATTCTCACTTCGAAGGTCTACGTGTCTACCGTCACGGCAGTTGATCCCCACTGGCTCGCGGACCTAGGAGGCGTGTTCTACTCGGTCAAAGAAAAGGGGTATTCTATTCGGAACAAACGCATCACAGAAACCGAGTTCAATCGCAAGATGGAAATCGAGGCGAAAATGGCAGAGGATAAGCGGAGAGACGAAGAACGCAAgcaggcagaggaagagaaggcagTGGTTAAGAAGAAGCTTCCTACGGATGGGAAGAAGATTGTCACACAGGGAGCCGTCAAGAAGCCTGTCATTAAACGAAGAGGCAGGGGGTTTTGA
- a CDS encoding rRNA processing protein Pwp1 (similar to Coccidioides immitis RS XP_001245295.1) — protein MSMITAAQWVPRGFAAPFPQKYTLDESEYERIAELAKLQLDDAEEDLKGAQEEDGSEEEEVKEGNGESMEVEGEKPAAEVKYDDDDLKEYDLEHYDDDDDENETHADGTGMGMFGNLKALAYHDSNKDDPYITLNDGEDDDEEKEDLQILSTDNLILSAKVEDELAHLEVYVFEDDGDNLYVHHDIMLPAIPLALEWLDMPVGDSSGDKNGKGNYVAVGTMDPDIEIWDLDTIDCMYPNAILGQGANKESGEKKKKSKKSKKAKANDAYHVDAVLSLAANRQHRNLLASASADKTVKLWDLNTTQCAKSYSYHTDKVCSLAWHNTEATVLLSGSYDRTIVAADMRAPDAKAPRWGVESDVENVRWDPHDSNYFFVSTENGCIHYHDIRNAPSNPSATKSVWTLQAHDESVSSFDINTVIPGFMATGSTDRTVKLWNIQPTGPSMVVSRNLDVGKVFATTFGPDPEVGFRLAVAGSNGNMQVWDTSTNAAVRQVFAQKVPAPKEDAAEDRLIGVEEDESSSSEEDGEGEGQEDGDSMDED, from the exons ATGTCTATGATCACGGCCGCTCAATGGGTTCCTCGGGGCTTTGCGGCCCCGTTTCCCCAAAAATACACTTTGGACGAGAGCGAATATGAACGAATAGCTGAACTCGCAAAACTACAGCTGGACGACGCTGAAGAGGACTTGAAGGGGGCGCAAGAAGAGGATGGTtctgaagaggaagaggtGAAAGAGGGTAATGGAGAGAGCATGGAGGTCGAAGGCGAAAAGCCAGCCGCTGAAGTAAA atacgacgatgacgacctGAAAGAGTACGACCTAGAACAttatgatgatgacgacgatgaaaaCGAAACGCATGCAGATGGAACGGGAATGGGAATGTTTGGAAACCTCAAAGCACTGGCCTATCACGACTCAAACAAGGACGACCCGTACATTACGCTGAATGAcggtgaggatgacgacgaagagaaagaagacCTCCAAATTCTCTCTACGGATAATCTGATTCTTTCCGCCAAGGTGGAAGACGAGCTTGCTCACCTCGAAGTTTATgtgtttgaagatgatggcgacaaCCTTTATGTGCACCACGACATCATGTTGCCCGCCATTCCTCTCGCACTCGAGTGGCTCGACATGCCGGTTGGCGATTCCAGCGGTGACAAGAATGGAAAGGGCAACTACGTGGCCGTGGGAACTATGGACCCGGATATTGAAATTTGGGACCTTGACACCATCGACTGCATGTACCCCAACGCCATTCTTGGACAGGGTGCCAATAAGGAGTCTGgcgaaaagaaaaagaagagcaagaagtccaagaaggccaaggccaacgaCGCCTACCATGTAGATGCAGTGCTTTCACTCGCCGCCAACAGACAACACCGCAATCTGCtagcatctgcatctgcggACAAGACAGTCAAGCTTTGGGACCTGAACACGACCCAATGCGCCAAGTCTTACTCTTATCATACCGACAAGGTCTGCTCGCTGGCCTGGCACAACACCGAAGCCACTGTCTTGCTAAGCGGTAGCTACGACCGGACCATCGTGGCAGCTGATATGCGGGCTCCTGACGCCAAAGCACCTCGATGGGGTGTAGAAAGCGACGTCGAGAACGTGCGCTGGGATCCTCACGACTCAAATTACTTCTTCGTCTCCACCGAGAACGGCTGCATCCACTACCACGATATTCGAAATGCACCGTCAAATCCTTCGGCTACCAAATCAGTCTGGACACTGCAAGCTCACGACGAGTCCGTCTCCTCATTCGATATCAACACTGTTATTCCCGGCTTCATGGCTACAGGATCCACCGACAGAACAGTCAAGTTGTGGAACATTCAACCCACCGGCCCCTCAATGGTTGTGTCTCGCAATCTTGAcgttggcaaagtctttgCCACTACGTTCGGCCCAGATCCCGAGGTTGGATTCCGCTTGGCTGTTGCGGGTAGCAATGGAAACATGCAAGTATGGGATACTAGTACCAACGCCGCGGTCCGGCAGGTATTTGCGCAAAAGGTTCCCGCCCCGAAGGAGGACGCTGCCGAGGACCGTCTCATtggcgtggaggaggacgagAGTAGTTCATctgaggaagatggcgagggagAGGGACAGGAGGATGGAGACTCCATGGATGAGGACTAA